A single region of the Aeromonas hydrophila subsp. hydrophila ATCC 7966 genome encodes:
- a CDS encoding pullulanase, producing the protein MFKRTVTMMLAAGTLVLGGCASHGGAEQAAADNSDFGGKSIYLRGEMNDWMATDASKVVKVADKLYMAKGTLKKEWAPYKFKFADSGWSCGTNFGYKSPSDGVAVLGGEAVPVNPCSKYEDMKFSPDADGVYEFYLNMAGDTPTVYVKKP; encoded by the coding sequence ATGTTCAAAAGAACAGTAACGATGATGCTGGCGGCGGGAACCCTGGTATTAGGCGGTTGCGCATCTCACGGTGGCGCTGAGCAAGCGGCTGCGGACAACAGCGATTTCGGTGGCAAGTCCATCTACCTGCGTGGGGAGATGAACGACTGGATGGCAACCGACGCGAGCAAGGTGGTCAAGGTGGCCGACAAGCTCTACATGGCCAAGGGAACGCTCAAGAAAGAGTGGGCGCCCTACAAGTTCAAGTTCGCCGATTCTGGCTGGAGCTGTGGCACCAACTTCGGCTACAAGAGCCCGAGTGACGGTGTTGCCGTGCTGGGTGGTGAAGCCGTGCCGGTCAACCCCTGCTCCAAGTATGAAGACATGAAGTTCTCTCCGGATGCGGATGGCGTCTATGAGTTCTATCTGAACATGGCGGGCGATACCCCTACCGTGTACGTCAAGAAACCCTGA
- a CDS encoding adenosylcobalamin-dependent ribonucleoside-diphosphate reductase, with protein MAKSNPVQKSESASRLIPLQDTSFEIWDSKYRLKSKDGVPIDGTIDETCQRVALALAGQESQPDVWYEPFLWALRNGAIPAGRITSNAGAFEHKPATSTINCTVSGTIEDSMDDILGKVHEAGLTLKAGCGIGYDFSTLRPRGAFVSGAGAYTSGPLSFMDIYDKMCFTVSSAGGRRGAQMGTMDIRHPDVVEFIQAKREDGRLRQFNLSLLITEEFVKAVKEDAPWQLIFPYTAREVEQDGITLDDPTQVFWADWPNREGVVFNELGQVACKVYKTLPARKLWNVIMTSTYDYAEPGFILIDKVNQMNNNWFCEEIRATNPCGEQPLPPYGACLLGSVNLTRFVRDPFAEQAAFDWSAFRKVVAIFTRMLDNVVEINQLPLARQREEIISKRRHGMGFLGLGSALTMLRIKYGSAAAVAFTEQVSQELAMTGWRESLALAKEKGPAPIMEQEFEVTGKLLRLRPEMAADGIKLGDKVKGKVLHARYSRYMQQVAEVDPALVAELAEVGGRFTHHSSIAPTGTISLSLANNASNGIEPSFAHHYSRNVIKPGKKSKESVDVYSYELLAYRELVNPAAMPYAEDEATRLPDYFITADDISPAQHVDIQAAAQRWIDSSISKTANVPTDFPFEQFKDIYLYASDSGLKGCTTFRFNPAAFQGVLVKEQDLENTLYEFTLEDGSVVTAKGNEEIEYDGELHTAANLYDALKEGYYGKF; from the coding sequence ATGGCTAAATCCAACCCGGTGCAGAAGAGTGAGAGCGCCTCTCGCCTGATCCCGCTGCAGGACACTTCCTTCGAGATCTGGGACAGCAAGTATCGTCTCAAGAGCAAGGATGGCGTCCCCATTGATGGCACGATCGATGAAACCTGCCAGCGGGTCGCCCTTGCCCTGGCTGGCCAGGAGTCGCAGCCAGACGTCTGGTATGAGCCCTTCCTGTGGGCGCTGCGCAACGGCGCCATCCCGGCGGGGCGCATCACGTCCAATGCGGGAGCCTTCGAGCACAAGCCGGCGACCTCGACCATCAACTGCACCGTCTCCGGTACCATCGAGGATTCGATGGACGATATCCTCGGCAAGGTGCACGAAGCGGGACTGACCCTGAAAGCCGGTTGTGGCATCGGCTATGATTTTTCAACCCTGCGCCCGCGCGGGGCTTTTGTCTCCGGTGCCGGGGCCTATACCTCGGGCCCGCTCTCCTTCATGGATATCTACGACAAGATGTGTTTCACCGTCTCGTCAGCCGGTGGTCGTCGCGGCGCCCAGATGGGCACCATGGATATCCGTCACCCCGATGTTGTCGAGTTTATCCAGGCCAAGCGGGAGGATGGCCGTCTGCGTCAGTTCAACCTCTCCCTGCTCATCACCGAAGAGTTCGTCAAGGCGGTGAAAGAGGATGCCCCCTGGCAGCTTATCTTCCCCTACACCGCCAGGGAGGTGGAGCAGGACGGCATAACGCTGGACGATCCGACTCAGGTGTTTTGGGCCGATTGGCCGAACAGGGAAGGGGTGGTGTTCAACGAGCTGGGGCAAGTTGCCTGCAAGGTCTACAAGACCCTGCCTGCCCGCAAGCTGTGGAACGTCATCATGACTTCGACCTATGACTACGCGGAGCCCGGTTTCATCCTGATCGACAAGGTCAACCAGATGAACAACAACTGGTTCTGCGAGGAGATCCGCGCCACCAACCCCTGCGGTGAGCAGCCTCTGCCCCCCTATGGCGCCTGCCTGCTGGGGTCCGTCAACCTGACCCGGTTCGTGCGCGACCCTTTCGCCGAACAGGCCGCCTTCGACTGGTCCGCGTTTCGCAAGGTGGTGGCCATCTTCACCCGCATGCTGGACAACGTGGTGGAGATCAACCAGCTACCGCTTGCCAGGCAGCGTGAGGAGATCATCAGCAAACGCCGTCATGGCATGGGCTTCCTCGGCCTCGGCTCGGCCCTCACCATGTTGCGGATAAAATACGGCTCTGCCGCCGCCGTCGCCTTTACCGAGCAGGTATCTCAGGAGCTGGCCATGACCGGCTGGCGCGAGTCCCTGGCCTTGGCGAAGGAGAAGGGCCCGGCCCCCATCATGGAGCAGGAGTTCGAGGTGACTGGCAAGCTGCTGCGGCTGCGCCCCGAGATGGCGGCAGACGGCATCAAGCTCGGTGACAAGGTGAAGGGCAAGGTGCTGCACGCCCGTTACAGCCGCTACATGCAGCAGGTGGCCGAGGTGGATCCCGCCCTGGTTGCCGAGCTGGCCGAGGTGGGGGGGCGTTTCACTCATCACAGCAGTATTGCGCCGACCGGCACCATTTCGCTGTCGTTGGCCAACAACGCCAGCAACGGCATCGAGCCGAGCTTTGCCCATCACTACAGCCGCAACGTCATCAAGCCGGGCAAGAAGAGCAAGGAGAGTGTGGACGTCTACTCCTATGAGCTGCTGGCCTACCGCGAGTTGGTCAATCCGGCTGCCATGCCTTATGCCGAGGATGAGGCGACCCGGTTGCCGGATTACTTCATCACCGCCGACGACATCAGCCCGGCCCAGCACGTAGACATTCAGGCGGCGGCCCAGCGCTGGATCGACTCCTCCATCTCCAAGACGGCCAACGTGCCGACCGATTTTCCGTTCGAGCAGTTCAAGGACATCTACCTCTATGCGTCGGATTCGGGGCTCAAGGGTTGCACTACCTTCCGGTTCAACCCGGCAGCCTTCCAGGGGGTGCTGGTGAAGGAGCAGGATCTGGAGAACACCCTGTACGAGTTCACCCTGGAGGATGGCTCGGTCGTCACGGCGAAAGGGAACGAAGAGATCGAATACGATGGCGAGCTGCATACCGCTGCCAACCTCTACGATGCCTTGAAAGAAGGCTATTACGGTAAATTCTGA
- a CDS encoding TSCPD domain-containing protein, translated as MVKKIDRKIVAYQVKTRDEPQQPPVQDDVVHMHETVLRPERLMGTTYKLKTPEHVSEHSLFITINDIILNEGTVHETRRPFEIFINSKSLEHYQWIVALTRIISAVFRKGGDVTFLVEELRSVFDPKGGYWNKGKYVPSLIAEIGNVIETHLTEIGMLKVAGLDEHQQAFLADKQAELQARQHADEQQAGSGFPPGAALCYKCHSKALVQKDGCMTCLNCGDSKCG; from the coding sequence ATGGTCAAGAAAATCGACAGAAAAATCGTCGCCTACCAGGTGAAAACCCGGGATGAACCGCAGCAACCCCCTGTGCAAGATGACGTGGTTCACATGCACGAGACGGTGTTGCGGCCGGAGCGGTTGATGGGCACTACCTACAAGCTGAAGACGCCGGAGCATGTCTCCGAGCACTCGCTGTTCATCACCATCAATGACATCATTCTCAACGAGGGCACGGTGCACGAGACGCGCCGTCCGTTCGAGATCTTCATCAACTCCAAGAGCCTGGAACACTACCAGTGGATCGTGGCGCTGACCCGCATCATCTCGGCGGTATTTCGCAAGGGGGGGGATGTCACCTTCCTGGTGGAGGAGCTGCGCTCGGTGTTCGATCCCAAGGGGGGCTACTGGAACAAGGGCAAGTACGTACCCTCGCTTATCGCCGAAATTGGCAACGTGATCGAAACCCATCTCACCGAGATCGGCATGCTCAAGGTGGCCGGGCTGGATGAACACCAGCAGGCGTTCCTGGCCGACAAGCAGGCCGAGCTGCAAGCCCGGCAACATGCCGACGAGCAGCAGGCCGGGAGCGGTTTCCCGCCCGGTGCGGCGCTTTGCTACAAGTGCCACAGCAAGGCACTGGTGCAGAAGGATGGCTGCATGACCTGCCTCAACTGCGGCGATTCCAAGTGCGGTTGA
- a CDS encoding PhoH family protein, translating to MDNTDRKLFILDTNVLLHEPLAIYSFKEHDVLIPMTVLEELDNIKDRHKDVSRDARVAIRALEDVFRDATPEQIAQGVALAGEASGHISIFSDHHLPQDAEVFTDKEADNRIINAALYLQKHELKRQVVLVTKDINMRLKAKGAGLAHVEDYRSDQLIDDIRLLAKGFQVVPGSFWERVGECDSETHGRDTVHVIDANLLEGIHVNQYLIDEENFFAARVLSHDSQKIRIKDLGRERLMSRKAWGVHPKNVYQGMALDALLDPHIDLVILTGPAGCGKTLLAMAAALELVIEKGIYEKVIVTRNTPEIAESIGFLPGTEEEKMMPWLAAVTDTLEVLHKQDENMSGSLSYIMEKANIQFKSVNFMRGRSIQNTFVLLDECQNLTASQIKTIITRCGEGTKIVCSGNLAQIDSNYLSPVTSGLTYIVERFKDFDGSANIFLNGVVRSKLASFAEENL from the coding sequence ATGGACAACACGGACCGAAAGCTGTTTATCCTGGATACCAACGTTCTGCTTCACGAACCCCTCGCCATCTACTCCTTCAAAGAGCACGACGTGCTCATCCCCATGACGGTGCTGGAAGAGCTCGACAACATCAAGGATCGCCACAAGGACGTCAGCCGTGATGCGCGGGTGGCCATCCGGGCGCTGGAGGATGTATTTCGCGATGCAACGCCGGAACAGATTGCGCAAGGGGTAGCGCTGGCCGGCGAGGCGAGCGGTCACATCTCCATCTTCAGTGACCACCATCTGCCGCAGGATGCTGAGGTGTTCACCGACAAGGAGGCAGACAACCGCATCATCAACGCGGCCCTCTACCTGCAAAAGCATGAGTTGAAACGTCAGGTGGTGCTGGTCACCAAAGACATCAACATGCGGCTCAAGGCCAAGGGCGCCGGGCTTGCCCACGTCGAGGATTACCGCAGCGACCAGCTGATCGACGACATCCGCCTGCTGGCCAAGGGCTTCCAGGTGGTGCCCGGCAGCTTCTGGGAGCGGGTCGGCGAGTGCGATAGTGAGACCCATGGCCGCGATACCGTTCACGTCATCGATGCCAACCTGCTGGAGGGCATTCACGTCAACCAGTACCTGATCGATGAAGAGAACTTCTTCGCCGCCCGGGTGCTCAGCCACGACAGCCAGAAGATCCGCATCAAGGATCTGGGCCGCGAACGGCTGATGTCCCGCAAGGCGTGGGGGGTACATCCCAAGAACGTCTATCAGGGGATGGCGCTCGATGCGCTGCTCGATCCGCACATCGATCTGGTGATCCTGACCGGCCCGGCGGGCTGCGGCAAGACCCTGCTGGCCATGGCCGCCGCGCTGGAGCTGGTGATCGAGAAGGGGATCTACGAAAAGGTGATCGTCACCCGAAATACCCCGGAAATCGCCGAGAGCATCGGCTTCCTGCCTGGTACCGAAGAAGAGAAAATGATGCCCTGGCTGGCGGCGGTGACCGACACCCTGGAGGTGCTGCACAAGCAGGACGAGAACATGAGCGGGTCCCTCAGCTACATCATGGAGAAGGCCAACATCCAGTTCAAATCGGTCAACTTCATGCGTGGGCGCAGCATCCAGAACACCTTTGTGTTGCTGGACGAGTGCCAGAACCTGACCGCGTCCCAGATCAAGACCATCATCACCCGCTGCGGCGAGGGCACCAAGATCGTCTGCTCCGGCAACTTGGCCCAGATCGACTCCAACTACCTGAGCCCGGTGACCTCGGGTCTGACCTACATCGTCGAGCGTTTCAAAGACTTCGACGGCAGTGCCAACATTTTCCTGAACGGGGTGGTGCGCAGCAAGCTCGCCTCCTTCGCCGAGGAAAATCTCTGA
- the thiQ gene encoding thiamine ABC transporter ATP-binding protein: MLNIDQLVTSYPDWRVSFSATLPKGEITALIGPSGAGKSTLLGMIAGFVPVESGTLDFDGEDLLPLGPAARPVTTLFQDHNLFLHLSVFDNIAIGLHPGLRLNAAQRAQVKNAASRVGLGEMLTRLPEQLSGGQQQRVGLARALVRGKPLLLLDEPFSALDPALRREMLAEVARLACEQGITVLMVSHNPEDAQLIADQVLFVDEGRIALQGTPDILHNSVHPGLLRYLGRALAP, from the coding sequence ATGCTGAATATTGATCAACTGGTCACCAGCTACCCGGACTGGCGCGTCAGCTTCAGCGCCACCCTGCCCAAGGGGGAGATCACCGCGCTGATTGGCCCGAGCGGTGCTGGCAAGTCGACCCTGCTCGGCATGATTGCCGGTTTCGTACCGGTAGAGTCCGGCACCCTCGACTTCGATGGCGAGGATCTGTTGCCGCTGGGCCCGGCCGCGCGACCGGTCACCACCCTGTTTCAGGATCACAATCTGTTCCTGCATCTGTCGGTGTTCGACAACATCGCCATCGGCCTGCACCCCGGTCTGCGCCTGAACGCAGCCCAGCGGGCCCAAGTGAAGAATGCCGCGAGCCGGGTTGGCCTCGGCGAGATGCTCACCCGACTCCCGGAACAGCTCTCCGGCGGCCAGCAACAGCGGGTCGGGCTGGCCCGTGCCCTGGTGCGGGGCAAGCCGCTGCTGCTGCTGGATGAACCCTTCTCGGCGCTCGATCCGGCCCTGCGCCGGGAGATGCTGGCGGAGGTGGCGAGGCTCGCCTGCGAGCAGGGCATTACCGTCCTGATGGTCTCTCACAACCCGGAAGATGCCCAGCTCATCGCTGATCAAGTGTTGTTCGTGGACGAGGGGCGCATCGCCCTGCAGGGCACGCCGGATATCCTGCACAACAGCGTTCACCCCGGACTGCTGCGCTATCTTGGCCGCGCGCTAGCACCATAG